In Chloracidobacterium sp., one genomic interval encodes:
- a CDS encoding carboxypeptidase regulatory-like domain-containing protein codes for MRKLRYFFGVMAALAVMAGAALAATVTIPSANTNGGSQRYPLGAYWGYERSAAIYTATEHGMTSGASITGVCWYINSLSTPADTPVVIRFKTTTAANFAAATTFASEIAGATQVFSQTVAGASLTANAWNCFTLDTAFSYTSDNLEVLVEANYGGGGGEGSTAKQVRYSTATNAHQTWLADNTPPSGNGSRNSSRPNIQLIYTPASGPGTVQMSSTAYSGNEGTTVPIIVTRTGGIDGAISVDYATSDVTATAGTCGSGGDYVAASGTLNWADQDGASKTINVTLCSDLAADPGETFDFTLSNPGGGTSIGANNPATVTITDVPPPLSGSYDVPGDYPSLTNNGGIFSAINLSGLAGNIVINITSDLTGETGTHALNEFAGGYSVLIKPSGAAHSITGASGTSLIKLSGADNVRIDGSTAATLFDSNVKGGDNAQGLIGGTPALRELTITNTGTGAIIWIATNGTSGATNNTIRNANLVGPGSFGGQGIIAGSGATFGAAAESGRENSNNTIRNCSVKSVQNGVFTSGDATTPDQNWTIAENNFGSSVTAEKLSYRGALVQGAKDTVITENLVSGVNSSTSTSATMSGILVGGTVHDGATVTKNIIRDIRQNSTIGWGSNGIMINTGSTNANIVVANNFISDVASYGYASGYSQSDNGYGIMVESGGGIKIYYNSISMDTDQMGGIGNTAALNINDLVTAAGVDVRNNIFSNTQTVGNPFGVIDQNTSSGMYSFLDYNDYWGSGAGFNFGRINSVNHATLGAWQTATGLDANSITGDPLFTSATDLRPQFFSPVQDKATPVSVLDDIDGNTRSLVGFTGGTPDIGAKEMLTPTASAVSVSGRVTTANGNGIRNVLISITGGNTPQRLIARTGSFGYYRIDGLEAGNTYVITIQSKNYTFAEPSRVITVNDSLTDIDFTALP; via the coding sequence GACGGAACACGGAATGACCAGCGGTGCGAGTATCACAGGCGTTTGCTGGTATATCAACTCGCTCTCAACGCCGGCTGATACACCCGTCGTCATTCGTTTTAAGACGACAACGGCCGCGAACTTCGCGGCGGCCACGACGTTCGCCAGTGAGATCGCGGGTGCGACGCAGGTCTTCTCGCAGACGGTAGCCGGGGCAAGCCTTACGGCGAACGCTTGGAACTGTTTTACATTGGATACGGCGTTTTCCTACACCTCCGACAACCTTGAAGTCCTTGTTGAGGCAAACTACGGCGGCGGCGGCGGCGAGGGCAGTACGGCTAAGCAGGTGCGGTACTCGACAGCGACCAATGCACATCAAACATGGCTGGCGGATAATACCCCGCCGTCCGGTAACGGAAGCCGCAACAGCAGCCGGCCGAATATACAGCTTATTTACACCCCTGCCTCGGGTCCCGGCACGGTACAGATGAGCTCAACCGCCTATTCCGGAAATGAAGGAACCACCGTTCCGATCATCGTTACACGTACGGGCGGTATCGACGGAGCGATCTCGGTTGACTATGCAACAAGCGACGTAACCGCGACCGCAGGCACTTGCGGCAGCGGCGGCGACTATGTAGCCGCAAGCGGCACACTCAACTGGGCCGATCAAGATGGTGCCTCAAAGACCATTAATGTCACGCTTTGCTCGGATCTCGCTGCAGACCCGGGAGAGACCTTTGATTTCACGCTCTCGAATCCCGGCGGCGGTACCTCTATAGGCGCAAATAACCCCGCAACGGTTACGATCACGGACGTGCCTCCGCCGCTTAGCGGAAGCTACGACGTTCCGGGCGATTATCCGTCGCTTACAAATAACGGCGGCATATTCTCGGCGATCAACCTGTCCGGCCTAGCAGGCAACATCGTAATCAATATCACCTCTGACCTAACGGGCGAGACAGGAACGCATGCGCTCAATGAGTTTGCGGGCGGCTATTCGGTGCTTATCAAGCCGAGCGGCGCGGCGCACTCGATCACGGGTGCAAGTGGAACATCGTTGATAAAACTCAGCGGTGCCGATAACGTGCGTATCGACGGCTCAACGGCGGCGACGCTCTTCGACAGCAATGTGAAGGGCGGCGATAATGCTCAGGGCCTTATCGGCGGAACGCCCGCACTGCGTGAGCTTACGATCACAAATACCGGAACCGGTGCGATCATCTGGATCGCTACCAACGGTACAAGCGGTGCGACGAACAACACCATCCGCAACGCAAACCTCGTCGGCCCCGGCAGTTTCGGCGGCCAAGGCATCATCGCGGGCAGCGGTGCAACCTTTGGCGCCGCCGCTGAATCCGGCAGAGAGAACTCGAACAACACGATCCGCAACTGCAGCGTCAAGAGCGTGCAGAACGGCGTCTTCACATCGGGCGATGCGACGACGCCCGATCAGAACTGGACCATCGCTGAGAATAACTTCGGCTCATCCGTTACGGCTGAGAAGCTGTCATACCGCGGAGCTCTCGTACAGGGTGCAAAGGACACCGTAATCACCGAGAACCTCGTTAGCGGCGTCAATTCATCGACGAGTACGAGTGCTACGATGAGCGGTATCCTTGTAGGCGGCACGGTGCATGACGGTGCGACGGTTACAAAGAATATCATCCGCGATATCCGTCAGAACAGCACAATTGGCTGGGGCAGCAACGGGATAATGATCAATACCGGCTCCACCAATGCCAACATCGTCGTTGCGAACAACTTCATTTCGGATGTTGCTTCGTACGGCTATGCATCCGGCTACAGCCAGAGCGACAACGGCTACGGCATAATGGTCGAATCCGGCGGCGGCATCAAGATCTACTACAACTCGATCTCGATGGACACCGACCAAATGGGCGGCATCGGCAACACTGCGGCCCTTAATATCAACGACCTTGTAACCGCCGCCGGCGTGGATGTAAGGAACAACATCTTTTCGAACACGCAAACCGTCGGCAATCCCTTTGGCGTCATCGATCAGAATACAAGCAGCGGTATGTATTCGTTCCTTGACTACAACGATTACTGGGGCAGCGGTGCGGGCTTCAACTTCGGCCGTATAAACAGCGTCAATCACGCAACTCTCGGGGCATGGCAGACGGCAACGGGGCTTGATGCGAACTCGATCACGGGCGACCCGCTGTTCACATCGGCAACGGATCTGCGGCCGCAGTTCTTCAGCCCCGTGCAGGATAAAGCAACGCCTGTCTCGGTGCTTGACGACATCGACGGCAATACCCGCTCGCTCGTCGGCTTTACCGGCGGAACGCCCGATATCGGTGCCAAGGAGATGCTGACGCCGACAGCCTCAGCCGTGTCAGTCTCGGGCCGCGTAACAACGGCGAACGGCAACGGCATACGCAACGTGCTGATCTCGATCACGGGCGGCAACACGCCTCAGCGGCTGATCGCACGCACAGGCTCATTCGGTTATTACCGGATCGACGGGCTTGAGGCGGGCAACACCTATGTGATCACCATCCAGTCGAAGAATTACACCTTCGCCGAACCAAGCCGTGTCATAACGGTCAACGATTCGCTGACCGATATCGACTTCACGGCCCTGCCGTAG
- a CDS encoding ChaN family lipoprotein: MLRISFVLFTLSAIVLAASPANAQITLSSEQYRVFDAKGNAAGLDKIIDAAGNADVIFLGEQHDDAVAHAIQYEIFKRIVERYAAERRVALSMEMFERDVQIVVDEYLSGLISESHFLLNSRPWGNYKTDYRPLVELAKQKHLPVIAANAPRRYVNMVSRGGRDTLNALSPQAKAWLPKLPYGQPSAAYAAKFKALMGPSPEAQQGIDNILASQALWDAAMADSIARFLKKNKNALVVHLNGAFHTESRLGTVEQLLAERGKTRVIVVTMRYTDDVARFDKEKDTGTGDFVILTDTKVPRSKR; encoded by the coding sequence ATGCTTCGTATATCTTTCGTACTCTTCACTCTTTCGGCGATCGTACTTGCGGCATCGCCCGCAAATGCACAGATCACGCTCAGCAGTGAGCAATATCGCGTGTTCGACGCAAAAGGCAACGCCGCCGGCCTCGACAAGATCATTGACGCGGCGGGCAATGCCGACGTCATCTTTCTCGGCGAGCAGCACGATGACGCGGTCGCGCACGCCATACAATACGAGATCTTCAAGCGGATCGTCGAGCGCTACGCCGCTGAGCGTCGCGTCGCCCTTTCAATGGAAATGTTCGAGCGCGATGTTCAGATCGTCGTCGATGAGTACCTCAGCGGGCTTATCAGCGAGAGCCACTTTCTGCTCAACTCGCGTCCGTGGGGCAACTATAAGACCGACTATCGGCCGCTCGTCGAACTCGCAAAGCAGAAGCACTTGCCCGTGATCGCCGCCAACGCTCCGCGCCGCTATGTCAATATGGTCTCACGCGGCGGCCGCGATACGCTGAACGCTCTTTCGCCGCAGGCAAAGGCATGGCTGCCAAAGCTCCCTTACGGACAGCCGTCGGCCGCTTACGCCGCAAAGTTCAAGGCGTTGATGGGCCCAAGCCCGGAGGCACAGCAAGGCATCGACAATATCCTCGCTTCACAGGCACTTTGGGACGCCGCAATGGCCGATTCTATCGCCCGTTTTTTGAAAAAGAATAAGAACGCGCTTGTCGTTCATCTGAACGGCGCGTTCCATACCGAGAGCCGCCTCGGCACCGTCGAGCAGCTCCTTGCCGAACGGGGAAAAACCCGCGTCATCGTCGTAACGATGCGCTATACCGATGACGTTGCGAGGTTCGATAAAGAAAAGGACACCGGCACCGGCGATTTTGTGATCCTTACCGATACCAAGGTGCCCCGCAGCAAAAGATAG
- a CDS encoding S9 family peptidase translates to MKLQILTAALLLLSLIAINGFAQQPGLIDREVIFGNPEYSGAQISPDGKFISFIKPLNGTMNVWVKGINEPFTSARPMTNDQKRPVRGYFWSRDSRYILFVQDNGGDENFNVFAVDPSAKAADGSPVPAARNLTEGKGVSAVIQAVPKSDPDTIFVGINDRDKAWHDLYKVKISTGERTLVSQNNDRRQEVKFDNADKLRLAVRSPQNGDTEILRLNADGSSTVIYKCDVFETCSPLNFHKDNKRVYIQTNKGDLDLIELQLLDVETGKTEKVESDPLGKVDLDNVSFSDVTHDIIFTSYNDDRVRTYWKDKAYQKDYEKIKKQLGDREISFNSSTADETKFIAATYSDTDPGTVWLYDRKTGNLSTLYQIREKLDRKALAPMTSVRYRSSDGLEIPAYLTLPKGVTAKNLPLVVFPHGGPWARDSWGYNGFAQFLANRGYAVLEPNFRGSTGYGKKFLNAGNNEWGQKMQDDLTFGVKYLVDQGIVDPKRVAIMGGSYGGYATLAGVAFTPDVYAAAVSIVGPSNLETLLESIPPYWEAARVTFYKRMGDPNTPEGLAQMRRQSPLFSADRIRTPLMVVQGANDPRVNKRESDQIVIALRDRSFPVEYIVAPDEGHGFARPVNNMAMLAASEKFLAKYLGGRFQESMSPEVAKRLAEITVDPKTVRLAKPVDMTAAPSVDVTGKWNMVADAMGQAVPMTAEFKQAGAALSGTAASPFGGGTIVNGKVSGSNFTAVFQAQIEGNAVDFKITAKVEGDKITGTLSSPGFGEFPFSAERAKE, encoded by the coding sequence ATGAAACTACAAATACTTACAGCAGCATTGCTTTTATTATCCCTGATCGCGATCAACGGATTCGCTCAACAGCCGGGGTTGATCGACAGGGAAGTGATCTTTGGCAATCCGGAATACTCGGGTGCTCAGATCTCGCCCGACGGCAAGTTCATCTCGTTCATCAAGCCTCTCAACGGCACGATGAACGTGTGGGTAAAGGGCATCAATGAACCGTTTACATCTGCGCGGCCAATGACGAACGATCAAAAGCGGCCGGTACGCGGCTACTTCTGGTCGCGGGACAGCAGATACATATTGTTCGTACAGGATAATGGCGGTGATGAGAATTTCAATGTCTTTGCGGTCGATCCGTCAGCCAAGGCGGCCGATGGTTCGCCCGTTCCTGCGGCACGCAACCTTACTGAGGGTAAAGGCGTCAGTGCGGTGATCCAAGCCGTGCCGAAGTCGGATCCGGACACGATCTTTGTCGGGATAAATGATAGAGATAAGGCGTGGCACGACCTTTACAAGGTCAAGATATCAACAGGCGAACGTACGTTGGTAAGTCAGAACAACGATCGGCGGCAAGAGGTAAAATTCGACAATGCTGACAAACTCCGACTTGCGGTTCGTTCACCGCAGAACGGCGATACTGAGATACTGCGGCTGAACGCCGACGGCAGTTCGACCGTGATCTACAAATGCGATGTCTTTGAGACGTGTTCGCCGCTTAATTTTCACAAGGATAACAAGCGCGTTTACATTCAGACGAACAAAGGTGATCTTGACCTGATCGAGCTTCAACTGCTCGATGTCGAGACCGGAAAGACGGAAAAGGTCGAGAGCGATCCGCTTGGCAAGGTTGACCTCGATAACGTCAGCTTCTCGGACGTAACGCACGACATCATTTTTACAAGCTACAATGATGACAGGGTGCGGACGTACTGGAAGGACAAGGCGTATCAGAAGGACTACGAGAAGATCAAAAAACAGCTTGGCGACCGCGAGATCAGCTTCAACTCAAGTACGGCTGACGAAACGAAGTTCATCGCAGCCACATACAGCGACACCGATCCGGGGACGGTTTGGCTTTACGACCGCAAGACGGGAAATCTCTCGACACTTTATCAAATACGCGAAAAACTTGACCGCAAGGCACTTGCGCCGATGACATCGGTTCGTTATAGATCGTCGGACGGGCTGGAGATCCCCGCGTATCTGACGCTGCCGAAAGGCGTGACGGCAAAGAACCTGCCGCTCGTCGTCTTTCCGCACGGCGGGCCTTGGGCACGCGATTCGTGGGGCTACAACGGCTTTGCACAGTTCTTGGCAAATCGCGGTTACGCCGTCCTGGAGCCGAATTTTCGCGGATCGACGGGTTACGGCAAGAAGTTCTTGAATGCGGGCAACAATGAGTGGGGCCAAAAGATGCAGGATGACCTCACATTTGGCGTCAAGTACCTTGTGGATCAGGGCATCGTCGATCCGAAGCGTGTTGCCATAATGGGCGGCAGTTACGGCGGCTATGCGACGCTGGCGGGTGTCGCTTTTACGCCGGATGTTTACGCTGCGGCAGTTTCTATCGTCGGGCCTTCGAATCTCGAGACTCTGCTCGAATCGATACCGCCGTATTGGGAAGCGGCACGTGTAACCTTCTATAAGCGAATGGGCGACCCGAACACGCCCGAGGGCCTTGCACAAATGCGTCGCCAGTCGCCGCTGTTCTCGGCGGATAGGATCAGGACGCCGCTGATGGTTGTGCAGGGTGCGAACGATCCGCGTGTGAACAAGCGCGAATCAGATCAGATAGTCATCGCGCTTCGCGACCGCAGCTTCCCGGTCGAGTACATCGTTGCGCCCGACGAAGGGCACGGCTTTGCGCGGCCGGTGAACAATATGGCGATGCTTGCGGCCTCCGAGAAGTTCCTTGCCAAGTACTTGGGCGGGCGGTTCCAGGAGTCGATGTCGCCGGAGGTCGCAAAGCGTCTTGCTGAGATCACGGTCGATCCGAAGACGGTACGTCTCGCAAAGCCTGTCGATATGACGGCCGCTCCGTCGGTCGATGTTACAGGGAAGTGGAACATGGTTGCGGATGCGATGGGGCAGGCTGTGCCGATGACGGCGGAGTTCAAGCAGGCGGGAGCCGCGCTTTCAGGCACGGCAGCCTCGCCGTTCGGCGGCGGCACGATCGTCAACGGCAAGGTCAGCGGTTCGAATTTCACCGCGGTCTTTCAGGCTCAGATCGAGGGCAACGCCGTTGACTTCAAGATAACGGCGAAGGTGGAAGGCGACAAGATCACGGGCACGCTTTCGAGTCCGGGCTTTGGCGAGTTCCCGTTCTCTGCCGAGAGGGCGAAGGAGTAA
- a CDS encoding YraN family protein has translation MDDRSTKLLGRRGEDLAAAFLHENGYRIIIRNFKVPVGRNRKGVSVSGEIDIIALDGETLCFIEVKTRRSESFVPITKNIDLRKQRQIIRTSKVYRRLFDLFETPVRYDAVTVLLNEIDKPRVELLRAFFTGSAFRERRRKNFE, from the coding sequence ATCGACGATCGTTCAACAAAACTCCTCGGAAGGCGAGGCGAAGATCTCGCCGCGGCATTTCTGCATGAGAACGGCTATCGCATCATTATCCGCAATTTTAAGGTTCCGGTCGGCCGTAATCGGAAAGGCGTATCGGTCTCGGGCGAGATCGACATCATTGCTCTCGACGGCGAAACGCTTTGTTTCATTGAGGTCAAGACGCGGCGATCCGAAAGTTTCGTGCCGATCACAAAGAATATTGATCTTCGCAAGCAGCGGCAGATAATACGGACGTCAAAGGTCTATCGAAGGCTTTTCGACCTGTTCGAGACGCCTGTGCGATACGACGCGGTAACGGTCCTGCTGAATGAGATCGATAAGCCGCGTGTCGAGCTTTTACGAGCCTTTTTCACGGGATCCGCCTTTCGTGAAAGGCGCCGGAAGAACTTTGAATGA
- a CDS encoding methylmalonyl-CoA mutase family protein, producing MNGIPARSTAETERWEKETLAPVLEKAPERRASFEGVSLVPVDRLYTAADSATADVGFPGEYPYKRGIHPTGYRGKLWTMRQFAGFSSPEETNRRFKYLMEQGQTGLSVAYDLPALMGLDADSPLSEGEVGKCGVAVSSLADFEVLFDGIPLEEVTVSQTINAPAPIFLAMYLVVAERQKADLKKISGTLQNDILKEYIAQKEWIYPIKPAMKLVIDTFEYTTKFVPKYNPISVSGYHIREAGATALQELAFTLRDGVEYVHYGVERGMDIDEFVPRLSFFFNAHNDFFEEIAKYRAARVVWARTMKERFGAKNPRTMQMRFHTQTAGVSLTVQQPMINIARVAIQALAGVLGGTQSLHTDSYDEAHALPTDEAALIALRTQQIIAEETGVANTVDPLGGSYYVEALTEKMIDGCFEYFDKIDGFGGMVEAIEAGFPQREIQESAYLYQKAVERGDQTIVGVNKYVMEDEAEPEILQIDENVRDHQLRRLDNVRSTRDNGAVGIAIDKLKKAAVSGENTMPAIIEAVAAYATVEEISVALRDVYGIYEEPAF from the coding sequence ATGAACGGAATTCCCGCCAGATCGACCGCTGAGACCGAGCGTTGGGAAAAAGAAACGCTCGCTCCCGTACTCGAGAAAGCCCCCGAGCGTCGGGCATCGTTTGAGGGCGTCAGTTTAGTGCCGGTGGATCGACTCTATACTGCCGCTGACAGCGCGACGGCGGATGTCGGTTTTCCCGGCGAATATCCGTATAAACGCGGTATTCATCCTACGGGCTATCGCGGCAAGTTGTGGACAATGCGGCAGTTTGCGGGCTTCTCGTCGCCTGAGGAAACGAACCGCCGCTTCAAATATCTGATGGAGCAGGGGCAGACAGGGCTTTCGGTGGCCTACGATCTTCCCGCGCTGATGGGCCTTGATGCCGATTCGCCGCTCAGCGAAGGCGAGGTAGGCAAATGCGGCGTTGCGGTTTCGTCGCTTGCTGATTTTGAAGTGCTCTTTGACGGCATTCCGCTCGAAGAAGTCACCGTCTCGCAAACGATCAATGCACCCGCTCCGATCTTTCTGGCGATGTATCTCGTTGTCGCCGAAAGGCAGAAAGCCGACCTCAAAAAGATCTCAGGCACGCTTCAGAATGACATTTTGAAAGAATACATCGCGCAAAAGGAGTGGATATACCCGATCAAGCCTGCGATGAAGCTGGTGATCGATACCTTTGAGTACACGACCAAATTTGTGCCGAAGTACAATCCCATCTCGGTCAGCGGGTATCACATCCGCGAAGCCGGCGCGACAGCGTTGCAAGAGCTTGCGTTCACACTACGCGACGGTGTCGAATACGTTCACTACGGCGTGGAACGCGGCATGGACATAGATGAATTCGTACCGCGGCTTTCATTCTTCTTTAATGCACACAATGACTTCTTCGAAGAGATCGCAAAGTACCGTGCGGCTCGTGTTGTATGGGCGCGCACGATGAAAGAGCGTTTTGGTGCAAAGAATCCGCGTACGATGCAGATGCGCTTTCATACACAGACGGCGGGCGTCTCGCTTACGGTACAGCAGCCGATGATCAATATTGCGCGGGTTGCGATACAGGCATTGGCAGGCGTGCTCGGCGGGACGCAGTCGCTGCATACAGATTCCTATGATGAGGCGCACGCTTTGCCTACGGATGAAGCGGCCTTGATCGCACTCCGGACGCAGCAGATCATTGCTGAAGAGACAGGTGTCGCAAATACGGTCGATCCGCTTGGCGGCAGTTATTATGTCGAGGCCCTTACCGAGAAGATGATCGACGGATGCTTCGAGTATTTTGACAAGATCGACGGATTTGGCGGGATGGTCGAAGCGATCGAGGCCGGCTTTCCGCAGCGTGAGATCCAGGAATCGGCTTATCTGTATCAAAAAGCGGTCGAGCGTGGCGATCAAACGATCGTCGGCGTTAACAAATACGTGATGGAGGACGAGGCAGAGCCTGAGATACTTCAGATCGACGAGAATGTACGCGATCATCAACTGCGTCGTCTCGACAATGTAAGGTCAACGCGTGACAACGGCGCGGTCGGCATTGCGATCGATAAACTAAAAAAAGCGGCTGTATCTGGTGAGAATACGATGCCTGCGATCATTGAAGCCGTCGCCGCGTATGCGACCGTCGAAGAGATAAGCGTTGCTCTGCGTGATGTTTACGGGATTTACGAGGAGCCGGCATTTTAG
- a CDS encoding LPS-assembly protein LptD produces the protein MRFIAVFLVLFALSLLPQAVTGQQTDPVSRQVADPITDTPNINPISPEQSIAAPKPAKKPLVEPEGGDGKLIVYSDRSDASEQNGRRIVVHQGNVDVRYGIYRLQAEKVTVSETDSMLTAEGDVVFDQGEDQRITGVKAKFNYKTKAGIFEDSTGFTNQTNDGTVIYFKADRVEKTGPEIIVIYNAEITACEGAVPIWSFTTKKATIKIGDKVKFHNAKFRVKRLPLLYVPYGSIPIKERDRSSGFLTPTFSYSKLKGVRLSGAYFQTLGRSADATIRMDLFSSRGLGYGIDVRTRANSRSYFDFGFYSVKDRIFGAKKDAAHPDQGGTQIYANGVHFFPNGFTASVDVKLTSNLAFRQVFTDGIQQIISPIEVSQAFVNKSWNNYTMNILARSQEISIPNVHIKVRNLPSISFEKRPSRLSFLKNVYFSFKTSAEGISRRETADDRTLYGIMTGTIPLKTPAIGQRFDIYPELTMPWQTKYLNITATAAARVTYYSNSLDGIGRIIGRDLIRKYGEFTLDIRPVALAKNFYGKKNKFRFRHVIEPFITYRLVKGIDSFARIIRFDQIDTATNTNEIEFGITNRIYTRRYGEAVTGKAQGALREQGASSSGQAGLSIQPYEVFTLTVRGKYFFDPRFGGALTPGRRNQIEPMTALSFYTFGGVPRRFSPLNIDATYRPRKNIWINARMDIGVQGDGIRAVSSSIGYDTKLLKIFQTFYYTRAVTLIPSLSRYADVNGKEAGTLRGAQWSPSIFAGNRDRGVYGGASFFFDFESRRAQGLSPLISSLYTLGYAYNCCALAVQYYRFDLGARQENRFVFSFRLNGIGTFGTEQVGIR, from the coding sequence ATGCGGTTTATAGCAGTCTTTTTAGTTCTATTTGCCCTCTCGCTGCTGCCGCAGGCCGTTACGGGACAACAAACCGACCCGGTGAGCCGCCAAGTGGCTGATCCGATCACAGATACGCCGAATATTAACCCGATCTCACCCGAACAGAGCATTGCCGCCCCAAAACCCGCAAAGAAACCGCTTGTTGAACCCGAAGGCGGCGACGGCAAGCTGATCGTTTATTCCGACAGGTCTGATGCTTCCGAGCAGAACGGCCGTCGGATCGTGGTGCACCAGGGCAATGTGGATGTGCGATACGGCATCTACCGGCTTCAAGCAGAAAAGGTAACCGTTTCGGAAACTGACTCAATGCTTACTGCCGAGGGCGATGTCGTTTTTGACCAAGGCGAGGATCAGCGTATAACTGGCGTAAAGGCAAAATTCAATTACAAGACAAAGGCCGGCATTTTCGAAGACTCGACAGGGTTTACGAATCAAACGAATGACGGAACGGTGATCTACTTCAAAGCGGACCGCGTCGAAAAGACCGGCCCCGAAATCATCGTGATCTACAATGCCGAGATCACGGCGTGCGAAGGCGCCGTCCCGATCTGGAGCTTTACGACGAAAAAGGCAACGATCAAGATCGGCGACAAGGTTAAATTCCATAATGCGAAGTTTCGCGTCAAACGGTTGCCGCTGCTTTACGTTCCCTACGGCTCGATACCCATCAAAGAACGCGACCGCAGCTCCGGCTTCCTCACGCCGACGTTCTCATATTCAAAGCTCAAGGGAGTTCGCCTGTCAGGTGCATACTTTCAGACGCTCGGGCGGTCGGCCGATGCCACCATCCGAATGGATCTTTTTTCGAGCCGCGGCCTCGGCTACGGTATTGACGTTCGTACGCGGGCCAACTCACGCTCATACTTCGACTTCGGTTTCTATTCAGTAAAGGACAGAATATTCGGTGCAAAAAAAGATGCCGCTCATCCCGACCAAGGCGGTACGCAGATCTATGCGAACGGCGTTCATTTCTTCCCGAACGGCTTTACCGCGTCGGTCGATGTTAAGTTGACGTCAAACCTCGCATTCAGGCAGGTGTTCACCGATGGGATCCAGCAGATAATCTCGCCGATCGAGGTTTCACAGGCTTTTGTCAACAAGAGTTGGAACAACTACACGATGAACATCCTTGCACGTTCGCAGGAGATATCTATCCCGAACGTGCATATAAAGGTCCGCAACTTGCCCAGCATAAGCTTCGAAAAAAGGCCCTCGCGACTTTCGTTCTTAAAAAACGTTTACTTTTCGTTCAAGACCAGTGCGGAAGGAATATCACGCCGTGAAACAGCCGACGATCGCACGCTTTACGGAATAATGACAGGAACGATCCCGCTGAAAACGCCCGCCATCGGCCAAAGATTCGATATTTACCCGGAATTGACGATGCCGTGGCAAACGAAATACCTCAATATCACAGCGACTGCGGCGGCACGTGTTACATACTATTCGAACTCCCTTGACGGCATCGGCCGGATCATTGGCCGCGACCTTATTCGCAAATATGGTGAATTCACACTCGACATTCGCCCCGTCGCTCTCGCAAAGAACTTTTACGGCAAGAAGAATAAATTTCGATTTCGCCACGTTATCGAGCCATTCATAACATATCGCCTTGTAAAAGGTATCGACAGCTTTGCGCGGATCATCAGATTTGATCAAATTGACACTGCAACCAACACGAACGAAATAGAGTTCGGCATCACGAACCGCATCTACACCCGCCGATACGGCGAAGCTGTGACGGGCAAAGCCCAAGGTGCCCTGCGCGAACAAGGTGCATCATCATCAGGTCAAGCGGGATTGTCGATCCAGCCTTACGAGGTATTCACGCTGACCGTAAGGGGCAAATATTTCTTCGACCCCAGATTTGGCGGAGCACTGACGCCCGGACGGAGAAATCAGATCGAACCGATGACGGCGCTGAGCTTCTATACCTTTGGCGGCGTGCCTCGGCGTTTCTCGCCATTGAACATCGACGCAACTTACCGGCCGCGAAAGAATATCTGGATCAACGCAAGAATGGATATTGGCGTGCAGGGCGACGGAATACGAGCCGTTTCATCATCTATCGGATACGACACAAAGCTGCTGAAGATCTTCCAGACGTTCTACTACACTCGGGCGGTTACGCTGATACCTTCGTTGTCGCGATATGCCGATGTGAACGGCAAGGAGGCCGGCACACTGCGTGGTGCTCAATGGTCGCCTTCTATCTTTGCGGGAAACCGCGATCGGGGAGTTTACGGCGGAGCGTCGTTCTTCTTCGATTTTGAAAGCAGGCGGGCGCAAGGCCTTTCGCCGCTTATTTCATCTCTCTACACGCTTGGATACGCGTACAACTGCTGTGCCTTGGCCGTTCAGTATTACCGCTTCGATCTCGGAGCCCGTCAAGAAAATCGCTTTGTCTTCTCATTTAGGCTCAACGGTATAGGTACATTCGGTACCGAACAGGTCGGAATCCGCTGA